In the Flavobacterium sp. J372 genome, one interval contains:
- a CDS encoding acyl-ACP desaturase: MSIHNIRLEVMKLLEKDINTFVDDYLIPVEKIWQPTDLLPDSQNEAFFEDVKELREIAKDLPYDFWVVLVGDTITEEALPTYESWLMDVEGVDQMEEGGGNGWAKWVRNWTGEENRHGDTLNKYLYLSGRVNMREVEITTQHLINDGLDIGTGRDPYKNFVYTSFQELATYTSHNRVAQIAKQYGDKKLSKMCKLIAGDEMRHHTAYSEFIRRIFEVDPSEMMIAFQDMMKHKIVMPAHFLRESGQKIGEAFEQFSDSAQRLGVYTAQDYIDILQKLIEKWQIDKIGSLTAEAEKARDFLMKLPARMQRISERIVIPEEPHIFKWVQPALIK, encoded by the coding sequence ATGTCTATACACAACATCAGGCTGGAAGTAATGAAACTCCTCGAAAAGGACATCAACACGTTTGTTGATGATTATCTTATTCCTGTCGAAAAAATATGGCAGCCTACAGACCTGTTGCCCGACTCACAAAACGAAGCTTTTTTTGAAGATGTAAAAGAACTTCGTGAAATAGCTAAAGACCTGCCGTATGATTTTTGGGTAGTGCTTGTAGGCGATACCATTACCGAAGAAGCCCTGCCTACCTATGAGTCATGGCTTATGGATGTAGAAGGCGTTGACCAGATGGAAGAAGGCGGCGGCAACGGCTGGGCCAAATGGGTGCGTAACTGGACAGGCGAAGAAAACCGCCACGGCGATACACTCAATAAATACCTCTACCTCTCGGGGCGTGTAAACATGCGTGAAGTAGAAATCACTACCCAGCATCTGATAAACGACGGGCTTGATATTGGTACCGGGCGCGACCCCTATAAAAACTTTGTATACACCAGTTTTCAGGAGCTGGCAACATACACATCACACAACCGTGTGGCACAGATTGCAAAACAATATGGTGATAAAAAGCTATCTAAAATGTGTAAACTGATTGCAGGAGATGAGATGCGCCACCATACAGCCTACTCCGAATTTATCCGCCGCATTTTTGAAGTTGACCCGAGCGAAATGATGATTGCCTTCCAGGACATGATGAAGCATAAAATCGTTATGCCGGCACACTTCCTGCGCGAATCTGGCCAGAAAATAGGTGAAGCATTTGAGCAATTCTCTGACTCAGCTCAGCGCCTTGGCGTTTATACCGCACAGGATTATATTGATATCCTGCAGAAGCTGATAGAAAAATGGCAGATTGACAAAATTGGAAGCCTTACAGCCGAGGCAGAAAAGGCGCGTGACTTCCTTATGAAGCTGCCGGCAAGGATGCAGCGAATATCAGAACGTATAGTGATTCCTGAAGAACCTCATATTTTTAAGTGGGTACAGCCTGCTTTAATTAAATAA
- a CDS encoding 1-acyl-sn-glycerol-3-phosphate acyltransferase, translating to MQKILSYPISFIYYIIFLLLLVIFHPVQVICLNIFGYQAHKKSVDILNGLLVLNTHLLGTSYKVTGIEKIPAGVPLIIVANHQSMYDIPAIIWFMRKFHPKFISKKELGKGIPSVSYNLRHGGSVLIDRKDPKQALPAIKGMAEYIQKHNRSAVIFPEGTRSRTGEPKRFSENGLKILCKFAPSAYIVPLSINNSWKLVRWGQFPLGLGTPLTFTVQEPFAIKGMPFEEVMAKTETAVVQGIHN from the coding sequence ATGCAAAAGATATTATCATATCCCATATCTTTTATTTATTACATCATCTTCCTGCTGTTGTTGGTTATTTTCCATCCTGTACAGGTGATATGCCTAAATATTTTTGGCTACCAGGCACACAAAAAAAGTGTTGATATACTAAACGGGTTATTGGTCCTGAACACTCATTTGCTGGGTACAAGCTATAAGGTAACGGGCATTGAGAAAATCCCGGCAGGCGTGCCGCTCATTATAGTGGCTAATCACCAGAGCATGTATGATATCCCGGCCATCATCTGGTTTATGCGAAAGTTTCACCCCAAGTTCATAAGTAAGAAAGAATTGGGCAAAGGCATCCCCAGTGTATCATACAACCTGCGCCACGGCGGCTCGGTGCTTATTGACCGTAAAGACCCGAAACAAGCTCTGCCAGCCATTAAAGGCATGGCTGAATATATACAGAAACACAACCGCTCAGCTGTAATTTTCCCTGAAGGGACACGCAGCCGTACAGGAGAGCCTAAACGCTTTAGTGAAAATGGGCTTAAAATACTATGTAAATTCGCGCCTTCTGCGTATATTGTACCTCTAAGCATCAATAATTCATGGAAATTAGTCCGTTGGGGGCAATTTCCGCTAGGCTTAGGTACACCTCTTACTTTTACCGTGCAGGAGCCATTTGCAATTAAAGGCATGCCTTTTGAAGAGGTAATGGCAAAAACGGAAACTGCGGTAGTGCAGGGAATTCACAATTAA
- a CDS encoding BrxA/BrxB family bacilliredoxin, whose protein sequence is MYPEELVRPMRAELSEAGFEELHSADAVKDALSRKGTTLVVVNSVCGCAARNARPGAKMSLDADKKPDNLITVFAGVDKEAVDAAREMMFPFPPSSPSMALFKDGELVHMLERHHIEGRPAEMIAENLKDAYAEFC, encoded by the coding sequence ATGTATCCTGAAGAATTAGTAAGGCCCATGCGCGCTGAATTGAGCGAGGCCGGCTTTGAAGAACTGCACAGTGCAGATGCAGTTAAAGATGCGCTTTCACGTAAAGGAACAACGCTTGTAGTGGTGAATTCGGTTTGCGGATGTGCGGCACGCAACGCAAGGCCGGGCGCTAAAATGAGCCTTGATGCCGATAAAAAGCCCGATAACCTTATCACGGTATTTGCCGGCGTGGATAAAGAGGCTGTTGACGCTGCCCGCGAAATGATGTTCCCGTTCCCGCCATCATCACCAAGTATGGCTTTGTTTAAAGACGGTGAACTTGTGCATATGCTTGAACGCCACCATATTGAAGGCCGCCCTGCCGAAATGATTGCAGAAAACCTGAAAGATGCGTATGCAGAATTTTGCTAA
- a CDS encoding lycopene cyclase family protein — protein MKHYDYIFAGAGLSSLMTAYKMAINENFSSKKILLIDPDAKQSNDRTWCYWSDRESLFDNIIYKSWETAVFADAENKVDLNFEGMQYNMIRGIDFYNFVFGELMKHDNIEFLNSKVIDFGDNGSIVTVKTTGDSYTCSKLFNSIYDPGFPASQSKHPVLQQHFIGWHVKTQHLVFDVNKPVFMDFSVPQKGNTRFMYVLPFAENEALVEYTLFSKNLLSEAEYELAIKDYLVQLGGGNYEIINKERGSIPMTCYPFWKNNTKNIVHIGSAGGWTKASTGYTFKNADKLSDALVNQLVEGAGTIQLRKKDKFWYYDLLLLDILDRNNEKGSEIFSAIFRDGNAANTFKFLDEETTFAEDLKVILKCPKGIFIKAALYRLLNFQPKK, from the coding sequence ATGAAGCATTACGACTACATATTTGCCGGGGCAGGGCTATCATCATTGATGACTGCTTACAAAATGGCAATTAATGAAAATTTCTCTTCAAAAAAGATTTTGCTTATAGATCCTGACGCTAAACAGTCTAATGACCGGACATGGTGCTATTGGTCTGACCGCGAAAGCCTGTTTGACAATATAATTTACAAATCATGGGAAACAGCTGTATTTGCTGATGCTGAAAATAAAGTTGACCTCAACTTCGAGGGGATGCAATACAACATGATTCGGGGCATAGACTTTTACAATTTTGTATTTGGGGAATTAATGAAGCATGACAATATTGAATTCCTGAATTCAAAAGTTATAGATTTTGGTGATAATGGAAGTATCGTAACTGTGAAAACTACCGGGGATAGCTACACTTGTTCCAAACTGTTCAATAGTATTTATGATCCTGGTTTTCCGGCATCGCAAAGCAAGCATCCTGTGCTACAGCAACATTTTATAGGCTGGCATGTGAAAACACAGCATCTTGTTTTTGACGTAAACAAACCGGTATTTATGGATTTTAGCGTTCCGCAGAAAGGAAATACACGGTTTATGTATGTGCTGCCTTTTGCCGAAAACGAGGCATTGGTTGAATATACATTGTTCTCAAAAAATTTACTTTCGGAAGCGGAATATGAACTTGCCATTAAAGATTACTTGGTGCAACTTGGTGGCGGAAATTATGAAATAATTAACAAAGAGCGTGGCAGCATCCCTATGACATGTTATCCGTTCTGGAAAAACAATACCAAAAATATTGTCCACATCGGTTCGGCGGGTGGGTGGACCAAGGCAAGCACCGGCTACACTTTTAAAAATGCAGATAAACTTTCGGATGCTTTGGTAAACCAACTGGTTGAAGGTGCTGGCACAATTCAACTCCGCAAAAAAGATAAGTTTTGGTATTATGACCTGTTGCTGCTCGACATACTTGACCGAAACAATGAAAAAGGTTCTGAAATATTCTCTGCAATATTTCGTGACGGTAACGCTGCAAATACTTTTAAATTTCTCGATGAAGAAACAACTTTTGCTGAAGATTTAAAAGTGATTTTAAAATGCCCCAAAGGCATTTTCATTAAAGCTGCACTATATCGGCTTTTAAACTTTCAGCCAAAAAAATGA
- a CDS encoding metal-dependent transcriptional regulator — MTYSEENYLKTIYHLSQGASNGITTNAIAGAMESKPSSVTDMVQKLAEKNLVAYKKYQGVSLTDEGRHMALMIIRKHRLWEVFWVEKLNFSWDEVHDVAEQLEHIKSEKLTDKLEEFLDFPKEDPHGDPIPDRNGKIAKVEKQLLSETMPGKKVICVGVKDSSSTFLQYLDKQQIALGTTIETLGKEHFDQSLNIRINGREFSVSNKIAGNLFVKAT; from the coding sequence ATGACTTATTCTGAAGAAAACTATCTTAAGACTATCTATCACCTTTCTCAGGGCGCGTCAAACGGTATTACTACCAATGCAATAGCCGGGGCAATGGAGAGCAAGCCATCATCGGTTACCGATATGGTGCAGAAGCTTGCAGAGAAAAACCTGGTGGCTTATAAAAAATACCAAGGTGTATCGCTTACGGATGAAGGGCGGCACATGGCGCTTATGATTATCCGCAAGCATAGGCTTTGGGAAGTTTTTTGGGTTGAAAAGCTTAATTTTTCATGGGATGAGGTGCATGACGTTGCTGAGCAGCTTGAACATATAAAATCTGAAAAGCTTACCGATAAACTTGAGGAATTCCTTGACTTCCCGAAAGAAGACCCGCACGGCGACCCGATTCCTGACCGTAATGGTAAAATTGCTAAAGTTGAAAAACAATTGCTTAGTGAAACAATGCCGGGTAAAAAAGTTATATGTGTAGGTGTGAAAGACAGTTCTTCGACATTCCTTCAGTATCTTGACAAACAGCAAATTGCATTAGGCACTACCATTGAAACCTTAGGAAAAGAACATTTTGACCAGTCACTTAATATCCGCATCAATGGCAGGGAATTCTCTGTTTCTAATAAAATTGCAGGCAACCTTTTTGTAAAAGCGACGTAA
- a CDS encoding ZIP family metal transporter — MFDSLIKYFESIDPVLAALYATLFTWFLTALGASVVFFFRNMNRIVLDGMLGFTGGVMVAASYWSLLSPAIDMSTGEGFVKVIPAAVGFILGALFLFGLDKALPHLHINFKEEEKEGFKTKTPWQRTTLLVLAITLHNIPEGLAVGVLFGGVAAGIPEATIAGALTLAIGIGIQNFPEGIAVSMPLRRMGMSRKKSFLYGQSSALVEPVAGVVGALAVSFFTPVLPYALAFAAGAMIFVVVEEVIPETQQANNTDIATLGFIGGFVVMMVLDVALG; from the coding sequence ATGTTTGACAGCCTTATAAAATATTTTGAAAGTATTGACCCTGTGCTTGCAGCGCTTTATGCCACGCTTTTCACATGGTTTCTTACAGCGCTTGGAGCATCGGTAGTATTCTTTTTCAGGAATATGAACAGGATTGTGCTTGACGGTATGCTCGGTTTTACAGGAGGAGTGATGGTGGCTGCCAGCTATTGGAGCCTGCTGTCGCCGGCAATTGATATGAGTACCGGTGAGGGTTTCGTAAAAGTGATACCGGCCGCCGTTGGGTTTATACTCGGGGCGCTGTTTCTTTTCGGGCTTGATAAAGCTTTGCCGCACCTGCATATAAATTTTAAAGAAGAGGAGAAAGAAGGCTTTAAGACAAAAACGCCATGGCAGCGCACAACCCTGTTGGTTTTAGCCATTACATTACATAACATACCTGAAGGCCTTGCTGTTGGCGTACTCTTTGGCGGAGTGGCAGCTGGCATTCCTGAGGCAACGATTGCAGGAGCGTTAACACTGGCGATAGGAATCGGGATACAAAATTTTCCTGAAGGAATTGCTGTGTCAATGCCGTTGCGAAGGATGGGTATGTCACGCAAAAAAAGCTTTTTGTATGGTCAGTCTTCAGCGTTGGTAGAGCCAGTTGCAGGAGTTGTAGGCGCACTGGCAGTGTCATTTTTTACTCCTGTATTGCCGTATGCACTGGCTTTTGCCGCAGGCGCCATGATTTTTGTGGTGGTGGAAGAAGTTATACCTGAAACCCAACAAGCTAATAATACAGATATAGCTACTTTAGGCTTTATAGGCGGCTTTGTGGTAATGATGGTGCTTGATGTGGCTTTGGGTTAG
- a CDS encoding FeoB-associated Cys-rich membrane protein: MDMQEIIVYIIVLGAVAFLIKKFFLKKKKKPGCGDDCGCH; encoded by the coding sequence ATGGATATGCAGGAAATCATAGTATATATTATCGTATTAGGTGCAGTAGCTTTCCTGATAAAGAAATTTTTCCTCAAGAAGAAAAAGAAACCCGGCTGTGGCGATGATTGCGGGTGTCACTAA
- the feoB gene encoding ferrous iron transport protein B — translation MEKNTLKIALIGNPNTGKTSVFNRLTGLNQQVGNYPGITVERKAGVCKLPGNIKGEIVDLPGTYSLNASSIDENVVIELLLNRNDKDFPDVAVVVTDVENLKRNLLLFTQIKDLEIPAILVINMCDRMEKKGISLDVPYLEEHLRTKIALVSSRKNIGITELKEMIVEYKSLSTEPCLHASEIDRPYFDSLRHAFPNQLLYKLWLVITQDVNYGISDKKDMLGRSFTKTPSELKKLQQKETIKRYQFINDVLKTGMTVDSSKAKGLRASLDRILIHRVWGYVIFFAILMLIFQSIFSWASIPMDVIDEGFAWLGSFAAGNLPAGKLTDLIAEGVIPGIGGVVIFIPQIAFLFFFISILEETGYMSRVVFLMDRLMKPFGLSGKSVVPLISGTACAIPAIMAARNIENWRERLITILVTPFTTCSARLPVYAILIALIIPEQSVAGIFNLQGLTLMALYLLGFAGAIASAYILNKILKTKHKSFFVAEMPNYKLPLAKNVGINVLEKTKAFVYGAGKIILALSIIIWFLGSHGPGDDFGNAEEIVLNQDNSGLTEQQLNDKVASYQLENSYIGIVGKGIEPVIRPLGYDWKIGIAIVSSFAAREVFVGTLATIYNIGSSGEEEATIKERMAAEVNPATGEKVFNFATGISLLLFYAFAMQCISTLAITKKETNTWKWPLIQLFGMSTFAYVVSLIAYQLLK, via the coding sequence ATGGAAAAAAACACCCTGAAAATAGCGCTCATCGGCAACCCGAATACAGGAAAAACTTCTGTTTTTAACAGGCTTACAGGCTTAAATCAGCAGGTGGGTAACTATCCGGGCATTACCGTAGAACGTAAGGCAGGTGTCTGCAAACTGCCGGGTAATATAAAAGGTGAAATTGTTGACCTCCCCGGAACATACAGCCTTAATGCCAGCTCTATAGATGAAAATGTTGTGATTGAGCTTTTGCTGAACCGCAATGATAAAGACTTTCCTGATGTTGCTGTAGTGGTTACGGATGTTGAAAACCTGAAACGAAACCTGTTGCTTTTTACCCAGATAAAAGACCTCGAAATTCCGGCCATACTCGTTATAAATATGTGCGACAGGATGGAAAAGAAAGGCATTTCCCTTGATGTACCTTACCTTGAAGAGCATCTCAGGACTAAAATAGCATTGGTGAGCTCGCGTAAGAATATAGGTATCACCGAGCTTAAGGAAATGATTGTTGAGTATAAATCACTCTCTACAGAACCATGCCTTCATGCCAGCGAAATAGACAGGCCATACTTTGACAGCCTTCGGCACGCTTTCCCTAACCAGTTGCTGTACAAGCTTTGGCTGGTAATAACGCAGGATGTGAATTACGGTATATCTGACAAAAAAGATATGTTGGGAAGGTCGTTTACCAAAACTCCGAGCGAACTGAAAAAACTGCAGCAAAAAGAAACCATAAAGCGTTATCAATTTATTAATGATGTGCTGAAAACAGGAATGACTGTTGACAGCAGCAAAGCGAAGGGTTTGCGCGCATCGTTAGACAGGATACTGATTCACAGAGTTTGGGGTTATGTGATATTTTTTGCGATACTGATGCTGATATTCCAGTCGATATTCTCATGGGCAAGCATCCCGATGGATGTTATAGATGAGGGTTTTGCCTGGCTTGGGTCGTTCGCGGCGGGTAATCTTCCTGCCGGAAAGCTTACCGACCTGATTGCTGAAGGTGTTATTCCGGGTATTGGCGGTGTTGTAATATTCATTCCGCAGATTGCTTTCTTGTTTTTCTTTATTTCAATACTTGAAGAAACAGGTTATATGAGCCGCGTTGTCTTTTTAATGGACCGCCTCATGAAGCCCTTTGGCCTGAGCGGAAAGAGTGTTGTACCGCTTATCTCAGGCACGGCATGTGCCATACCGGCGATAATGGCTGCGCGAAACATTGAAAACTGGCGGGAACGGCTTATCACGATATTGGTAACGCCATTTACAACATGTTCGGCGAGGCTACCGGTTTATGCCATATTGATTGCACTAATAATTCCCGAACAGAGTGTTGCAGGTATTTTCAACTTACAGGGATTAACCCTTATGGCTTTGTACTTGCTTGGCTTTGCAGGTGCAATCGCTTCAGCCTACATCCTCAACAAAATTCTTAAAACAAAGCACAAAAGCTTTTTTGTCGCTGAAATGCCAAACTACAAGCTGCCACTGGCCAAGAATGTCGGCATCAATGTTTTAGAAAAAACAAAGGCATTTGTATATGGTGCAGGCAAAATCATTTTGGCGCTGAGCATTATAATATGGTTTTTAGGTTCTCATGGCCCCGGAGATGATTTCGGGAATGCTGAAGAAATCGTACTTAACCAAGATAATTCCGGTTTGACCGAACAACAATTAAATGACAAAGTAGCCTCATATCAGCTTGAAAATTCATATATCGGCATAGTAGGCAAAGGCATAGAGCCTGTTATCCGCCCGTTGGGTTATGACTGGAAAATCGGCATCGCGATAGTGTCTTCTTTCGCGGCGCGTGAAGTATTTGTGGGCACTTTAGCTACCATATACAACATTGGCAGCAGCGGCGAAGAAGAAGCCACCATTAAAGAACGCATGGCTGCCGAAGTAAATCCTGCTACCGGTGAAAAGGTATTCAATTTTGCAACAGGTATTTCACTTTTGCTCTTCTATGCTTTCGCCATGCAGTGCATCAGTACGCTTGCCATCACAAAAAAGGAAACCAACACCTGGAAATGGCCGCTGATTCAATTGTTCGGGATGAGTACTTTTGCCTACGTTGTTTCGCTGATAGCTTACCAATTACTCAAGTAA
- a CDS encoding FeoA family protein: METTLAALKKGQRATITGFDIDAIPLKLIEMGCLPGNVVEMMQAAPLGDPIYINVNDSHLAIRRETASEIFVEVRE, from the coding sequence GTGGAAACTACACTTGCTGCACTTAAAAAAGGGCAACGCGCCACAATTACAGGTTTTGATATTGATGCCATCCCGCTCAAGCTGATTGAGATGGGCTGCCTGCCCGGCAATGTAGTTGAAATGATGCAGGCTGCACCGCTTGGCGACCCAATTTACATTAATGTAAATGACAGCCACCTGGCGATACGCAGAGAAACTGCCTCTGAAATTTTTGTGGAAGTCAGGGAATAA
- a CDS encoding SCO family protein: MPSFFKKYRLFIITMAVLSVIILTTFYMVLSPPKRLPVYNPSDVNPKLVDTTIQYISRDHRIAPFSFTNQNGKTVTNKDYEGKIYVADFFFTTCPTICPIMTTNMAWLQERIKDNPKVMLLSHSVTPDIDNFAVLKEYAKKKGVIDSKWNLVTGDKKDIYYIARKSYLAVETTDSKELYDMVHTENFILVDTKGRIRGFYNGTNLDKDIKGEKNVEDLLEDINWLSENE; the protein is encoded by the coding sequence ATGCCATCTTTCTTTAAAAAATACCGCCTTTTCATAATAACAATGGCCGTACTGTCTGTTATTATACTCACCACATTTTACATGGTGCTTTCGCCTCCTAAAAGATTGCCGGTTTACAACCCCAGCGATGTAAACCCAAAGCTGGTTGACACTACAATACAATACATAAGCCGTGACCACAGGATTGCGCCATTTTCGTTTACCAACCAAAACGGCAAAACTGTGACCAATAAAGATTACGAAGGCAAAATTTATGTTGCAGATTTTTTCTTCACTACCTGCCCTACCATTTGCCCTATTATGACTACAAATATGGCGTGGCTGCAGGAGCGTATAAAAGATAACCCTAAGGTAATGCTGCTGTCACATTCGGTAACGCCTGATATTGATAATTTTGCCGTACTGAAAGAATATGCGAAAAAGAAAGGTGTGATTGACAGTAAATGGAATTTGGTAACGGGTGATAAGAAAGACATTTATTATATAGCCCGAAAATCATACCTGGCTGTTGAAACAACCGATAGTAAAGAGCTGTATGACATGGTTCATACTGAAAACTTCATTTTGGTTGATACAAAAGGACGCATCCGCGGATTTTATAATGGCACCAATCTTGACAAAGACATTAAAGGTGAAAAGAATGTTGAAGACCTTCTGGAAGACATCAACTGGCTGAGTGAAAATGAATAA
- a CDS encoding M13 family metallopeptidase: MKNNKIAIAALALGISAAGFAQSKPAQQKPGINLQYMDAKVKPGEDFFRYVNGTWLDKTDIPADKTRWGSFDELRETTNNDALAILKEAAANKSLKSNTDQGKAANLYRTIMDTVARNKAGITPLKPYLKKIDAVKDVKSLQALLQEMEWEGGLGFFGAGVGTDAKNSTRNVVYISPGALGLPDRDYYVSEDADSKEKREKYVQHVARMLKYLGYNDTKAKDYANRVLAFETAMAKPRFDRVERRDRRKSYNPMTVAELQKLTPAINWNEYLKGVGITKVDTIIVSQPKYMTAMQDILVKKNIEDWKAYMTWTLLDNSASKLSTDIETANWEFYSKTLRGALKEESRDKNALQTINGSVGEALGKLYVEKKFPAEAKAKAESMIKNVMLAYENRINRLPWMAKSTRENAITKLRKMTVKIGYPDKWKDYSALTLQSPEEGGTYFNNAKNVSRWRYQKSLEKLGKPVDKTEWGMAPQIVNAYFNPSNNEIVFPAGILQPPFYDYRADEAVNYGGIGGVIGHEISHGFDDSGARYNADGNLVNWWSDEDLEKFTGLGGALADQYSALEPLPGTFVDGKFTLGENIGDLGGVNAAYDGLQLHLKQNGNPGLIDGFTPEQRFFMSWATIWRGKSRDEAIKNQVKTDPHSPGQYRAYVPLQNVDAFYEAFGIKEGDKMYVAPDKRVKIW, encoded by the coding sequence ATGAAAAATAATAAAATTGCCATTGCCGCACTTGCACTGGGCATTTCAGCTGCAGGGTTTGCCCAGAGCAAACCTGCACAGCAAAAGCCAGGAATCAACCTGCAGTATATGGACGCTAAAGTGAAGCCGGGAGAAGATTTCTTCAGGTACGTGAACGGTACCTGGCTTGACAAAACTGATATCCCTGCTGACAAAACCCGTTGGGGAAGTTTTGATGAGCTGCGCGAAACAACTAATAATGATGCCCTCGCGATACTTAAAGAGGCAGCGGCTAACAAAAGCCTGAAGTCTAATACCGACCAGGGCAAGGCAGCAAATCTGTACCGCACCATTATGGATACCGTGGCACGAAACAAAGCCGGAATTACACCCCTTAAACCCTACCTGAAAAAAATAGATGCTGTTAAAGATGTAAAATCGTTGCAGGCATTACTTCAGGAAATGGAGTGGGAAGGTGGCCTTGGCTTTTTTGGCGCAGGCGTAGGAACCGATGCTAAGAACAGCACACGCAATGTTGTGTACATAAGCCCGGGGGCATTAGGCTTACCCGACAGGGATTACTACGTAAGCGAAGATGCCGACTCAAAAGAGAAGCGTGAAAAGTACGTACAGCATGTTGCCCGTATGTTGAAATACCTTGGCTACAATGATACAAAGGCTAAAGATTATGCCAACCGTGTGCTTGCTTTTGAAACAGCTATGGCAAAGCCGCGCTTTGACCGTGTAGAACGCCGTGACCGACGTAAAAGTTACAACCCTATGACGGTTGCAGAACTTCAAAAGCTTACGCCGGCCATCAATTGGAATGAATACCTTAAAGGTGTGGGCATTACTAAAGTCGACACAATTATTGTTAGCCAGCCAAAGTACATGACAGCCATGCAGGATATCCTTGTGAAAAAGAATATTGAAGACTGGAAAGCTTACATGACCTGGACATTGCTTGACAATTCGGCTTCAAAACTTTCTACAGACATTGAAACTGCCAATTGGGAATTTTACAGCAAAACGCTTCGTGGCGCTTTAAAAGAAGAGTCTCGTGACAAAAATGCGCTGCAAACTATAAATGGTTCGGTTGGTGAAGCATTAGGCAAGCTTTATGTTGAGAAGAAATTTCCTGCGGAGGCTAAAGCCAAAGCTGAGAGCATGATAAAGAACGTGATGCTGGCGTATGAAAACCGCATTAACCGCTTGCCGTGGATGGCTAAATCTACACGCGAAAATGCCATTACCAAGCTTCGCAAAATGACAGTGAAGATTGGCTATCCTGACAAATGGAAAGACTATTCGGCGCTTACCCTGCAAAGCCCTGAAGAGGGTGGTACATACTTCAATAACGCTAAAAATGTTTCACGCTGGAGATACCAGAAGTCGCTTGAGAAACTTGGCAAACCGGTTGATAAAACCGAATGGGGCATGGCGCCTCAGATTGTAAACGCTTACTTTAACCCAAGCAACAATGAGATTGTTTTCCCTGCGGGGATATTGCAGCCGCCGTTTTATGACTATCGTGCAGATGAGGCTGTAAACTACGGAGGTATTGGCGGTGTTATAGGCCACGAGATATCTCACGGCTTTGACGATTCAGGAGCCCGCTACAATGCTGACGGTAACCTTGTGAACTGGTGGAGTGATGAAGACTTAGAGAAATTTACCGGATTAGGCGGTGCACTGGCCGACCAGTATAGCGCACTTGAGCCACTGCCGGGAACTTTTGTTGATGGTAAGTTTACCCTCGGTGAAAACATTGGCGACCTTGGCGGAGTTAATGCAGCATATGACGGCCTGCAGCTTCACCTGAAACAGAACGGCAACCCGGGACTGATTGACGGATTCACGCCGGAGCAGCGCTTCTTTATGTCATGGGCTACTATATGGAGGGGCAAATCACGTGATGAGGCTATAAAAAACCAGGTAAAGACCGACCCGCACTCTCCGGGCCAGTACAGGGCGTATGTACCGCTGCAAAATGTTGATGCATTCTATGAAGCTTTCGGTATAAAAGAAGGTGATAAAATGTATGTAGCGCCAGATAAGCGTGTAAAAATATGGTAG